The Trichoplusia ni isolate ovarian cell line Hi5 chromosome 17, tn1, whole genome shotgun sequence genome includes a region encoding these proteins:
- the LOC113502701 gene encoding sodium channel protein Nach-like: MDIMKHHFFTMDTIMEEIHQKCEDLLVFCAFNRKPRNCEGMFVLIKTYEGHCCTFNYAALNDASELPLLPPDEDFEYYDDHSDDGTEAIRYPNSITTSESGRYLIYLKEFQMTCFSVLIFRRSGLSVVLNVEPEDYPNWSTIPYYGVKVILSDPNDYPETTVLYRYITLGESVDIKVEPLVFQSDSSIRAVDPEKRECRFHDEASLAHTDRYSYETCRTECKMKNYLEKCSCVPYKYPREKTTRICELQDLNCLNNVTVHQSNDKMKCDPVCFMECWDKKYSVTSDLTPFLPINYPEEVT; encoded by the exons ATGGACATTATGAAACACCATTTCTTTACCATGGATACTATTATGGAAGAA ATCCACCAGAAATGCGAGGACTTACTGGTTTTCTGTGCGTTTAATAGAAAGCCAAGGAACTGTGAAGGAATGTTCGTTCTTATCAAGACTTATGAGGGACACTGCTGTACTTTCAACTATGCTGCTTTAAACGACGCCAGTGAACT GCCGCTGTTGCCACCCGATGAGGATTTCGAGTACTACGACGATCACAGCGACGACGGAACTGAGGCGATTCGATATCCTAACAGTATCACCACTTCGGAGTCCGGCaggtacctaatttatttaaaagagtttCAAATGACATGTTTTTCG GTGCTTATTTTCAGACGATCAGGTCTCAGCGTTGTTTTGAACGTGGAGCCCGAAGACTACCCGAACTGGTCAACTATACCTTATTATGGCGTCAAg GTAATACTGAGCGACCCAAATGACTACCCAGAAACAACAGTTCTGTACCGGTACATAACCTTGGGTGAGTCAGTGGATATCAAGGTGGAGCCTCTGGTCTTCCAGAGTGACTCCAGCATCAGGGCCGTGGACCCTGAGAAGCGGGAGTGCAGGTTCCACGACGAGGCGTCGCTAGCTCACACGGACCGATACAGCTACGAAACATGCCGCACCGAGTGCAAGATGAAGAATTACTTGGAAAAGTGCAGTTGTGTCCCCTATAAGTATCCGAGAG agaAAACGACGCGCATCTGTGAATTACAagatttaaattgtttgaataacGTCACAg TTCACCAGTCAAACGACAAGATGAAATGCGACCCAGTCTGTTTCATGGAGTGCTGGGATAAGAAATATAGCGTCACCAGCGATTTGACTCCTTTTCTACCAATAAACTACCCAGAGGAAGTTACGTAA
- the LOC113502702 gene encoding sodium channel protein Nach-like, which yields MVKIPFPAVTVCDTERVYLPKAGNMTELLLLRGFNKTEIKDFYKSFTDIQRKGYKPEPSVRKIHALLEDIGYPLKVLLDTLKRPCDEMIAECTWRSRLHNCSDMFRPVFTINGHCCQFDIPYFRRHADTQTNFISGLDSTEALDIIVYGQHNIEDDSEGYAMLYVYDPKDKVTLLDSFISLTPESYFDVNIYVWAIDSSPSVKALSLSSRKCILETFFCILFKDKGEAAGFYEGCMTRLILRRVVNECRCLPFDYSAKELGVKDYGICSWERLICIYQTIELVEVDIKDILSQSECYQRCDYVQYETEVEFIKNQRHLRVLNQSRSRVLVHFGQTTCMKYRREVLYTWDQMLANLGGIFGLCLGGSIISIIEIIWFLLELFFIILNSYCNNAITPKQEKPNKVFVISQNKVSKNLPVNAKYKFVN from the exons ATGGTAAAAATACCTTTCCCTGCAGTCACAGTGTGCGACACCGAGAGAGTGTACTTGCCGAAAGCTGGAAACATGACAGAGTTACT tctTCTCCGTGGATTCAACAAGACGGAGATTAAAGACTTTTACAAAAGTTTCACCGATATCCAACGTAAAGGCTACAAGCCGGAACCATCTGTGAGGAAGATCCACGCGTTACTCGAAGACATCGGGTACCCTTTGAAAGTGTTGCTCGATACG TTGAAGCGGCCTTGCGATGAAATGATAGCTGAGTGCACATGGCGATCCAGATTACATAACTGTTCAGACATGTTTCGACCAGTTTTCACGATCAATGGCCATTGCTGCCAGTTCGATATCCCATATTTTAG GCGTCACGCTGACACACAAACGAACTTCATCTCAGGCCTCGATTCCACTGAAGCACTGGATATCATTGTTTACGGACAACACAATATTGAAGACGATTCTGAAGGATACGCTATG TTGTACGTCTACGATCCGAAAGACAAAGTGACGCTTTTAGACAGCTTCATCAGCTTGACACCGGAGTCGTACTTTGACGTGAACATCTATGTGTGGGCGATTGATTCCTCGCCCAGTGTGAAGGCACTATCCCTTTCCagtagaaaatgtattttggaGACC TtcttctgtattttatttaaggataAAGGCGAGGCAGCCGGTTTCTATGAGGGCTGCATGACGCGGCTTATTTTGAGGCGAGTGGTCAACGAGTGCCGATGCTTACCTTTCGATTATTCTG ccaAAGAATTGGGTGTGAAAGACTACGGAATCTGTTCATGGGAGCGCCTTATTTGTATTTATCAAACAATCG AACTAGTTGAGGTTGacataaaagatattttatctCAAAGCGAATGTTATCAGCGGTGCGACTACGTACAGTATGAAACTGAAGTGGAGTTTATTAAGAACCAGCGACATTTGAG agTGCTGAACCAAAGCCGAAGTAGAGTCTTAGTTCATTTCGGCCAAACGACTTGTATGAAGTATCGGCGAGAAGTTTTGTATACGTGGGACCAAATGTTGG CTAACCTCGGTGGCATCTTCGGGCTCTGTCTCGGCGGCTCCATCATCAGCATCATAGAAATCATTTGGTTTCTCCTcgaactattttttataatactcaACTCCTACTGCAATAACGCAATCACCCCAAAACAGGAGAAACCCAACAAGGTCTTTGTCATCTCCCAGAATAAGGTTTCCAAGAATCTGCCGGTCAATGCAAAATATAAGTTCGtgaactaa